The following proteins come from a genomic window of Myroides odoratus DSM 2801:
- a CDS encoding GNAT family N-acetyltransferase, translating into MHFTIRPAQKEDFDVVPELMLQAMEDIVFSFIQQEDIEEAINFLTTLFKQPDNLYSYQNTFVAVDDEENVVGSITGYNGDDFIKLREPVLELMRKKYNNDMIPEPETEGGEYYLDTVAVSPLVQGKGVGSHLLKAATDFARSQHYKQVGLIVDLENPNAMKLYSRLGFVQGKQLDFVGGEYYHMYLKF; encoded by the coding sequence ATGCATTTTACCATAAGACCTGCACAAAAGGAAGATTTTGATGTTGTTCCTGAATTAATGTTGCAAGCGATGGAAGACATCGTATTCAGTTTTATTCAACAAGAAGATATTGAAGAAGCCATTAATTTTCTAACTACTTTATTCAAACAACCGGATAACTTATACAGCTATCAAAATACATTTGTTGCTGTTGACGACGAAGAGAATGTGGTTGGTTCAATTACGGGATATAACGGAGATGATTTTATCAAACTAAGAGAACCTGTACTAGAATTAATGCGAAAGAAGTACAACAACGATATGATTCCTGAGCCCGAAACCGAAGGTGGAGAATATTACCTAGACACAGTTGCGGTATCTCCATTAGTACAAGGAAAAGGTGTTGGTAGTCATTTATTAAAAGCCGCTACGGATTTTGCTCGATCTCAACATTATAAACAAGTGGGATTAATTGTAGACTTAGAAAATCCTAATGCAATGAAATTATACTCAAGATTGGGATTTGTCCAAGGAAAACAACTTGATTTTGTTGGTGGAGAATATTATCACATGTACCTAAAATTCTAA
- a CDS encoding alanine/glycine:cation symporter family protein — MEEAIKFINDILWSNVFIILCLGAGLFFTIKTKFVQVRYIKQMVKLLFTEGSSEKGVSPFQAFSIAIAGRVGVGNIVGVATAIAYGGPGAIFWMWMIAFLGSASAFVESTLAQIYKEEKNGHYCGGPAFYIEKGLNSKKLALVFAFVTIVSCVLFLPSIQGNSISISIKDAFQVPQWITGLAICVLLSLTVFGGAKKIGRIAQVVVPFMAVIYIVMAVIIIAINAKEIPSIFALIFRSAFNLEATFSGIFGAAIAWGVKRGIYSNEAGQGTAPHAAAASETSHPVKQGLVQAFSVYIDTLFVCTATALMILFTHQYNVFDEAGNYIVNNIPDVEVGSAYTVKAIAVHFPLFASQFIAIALTFFAFTTIMSYVFIAESNFNYLTDQPRTILRWLMRLILLATVFYASINESSTAWGIGDIGVGLMAWINFIVILFLYKPTIVALNDYIAQHKQGRRNPIFDPEKLNIKNASTIWHRLLKERKS; from the coding sequence CACAATCAAAACAAAATTTGTTCAAGTGCGTTACATCAAGCAGATGGTGAAACTACTCTTCACGGAGGGATCATCTGAAAAAGGAGTAAGCCCTTTTCAAGCCTTTAGTATCGCCATAGCTGGACGTGTAGGTGTAGGAAATATTGTAGGCGTTGCTACGGCAATTGCATATGGAGGACCTGGAGCCATCTTTTGGATGTGGATGATCGCCTTTTTAGGTAGTGCTTCTGCTTTTGTTGAATCTACCTTAGCTCAGATCTATAAAGAGGAAAAAAATGGTCATTATTGTGGAGGGCCTGCTTTTTACATTGAAAAAGGATTAAACAGTAAAAAGTTAGCCTTAGTCTTTGCTTTTGTAACGATTGTTAGCTGTGTTCTATTTTTACCCAGCATTCAAGGAAACAGTATTTCCATTAGTATTAAAGATGCTTTTCAAGTTCCTCAGTGGATTACGGGGCTTGCCATTTGTGTTCTACTTAGTCTGACCGTATTTGGAGGTGCTAAGAAAATTGGTCGAATCGCCCAAGTTGTTGTCCCATTCATGGCGGTAATCTACATTGTTATGGCCGTTATTATCATTGCCATCAATGCGAAAGAAATTCCGTCTATTTTTGCCTTAATCTTCCGCTCTGCGTTCAACCTAGAGGCAACTTTCAGCGGTATTTTTGGTGCAGCTATTGCTTGGGGAGTGAAGCGTGGGATTTACTCCAATGAGGCAGGACAGGGTACAGCTCCGCATGCTGCTGCAGCATCTGAAACGTCTCACCCAGTTAAACAAGGACTAGTACAAGCTTTTTCCGTTTATATTGATACCTTATTTGTTTGTACTGCTACGGCGTTGATGATTTTATTTACTCATCAATACAATGTTTTTGATGAAGCAGGAAATTACATTGTCAACAACATCCCTGATGTAGAAGTAGGATCAGCCTATACTGTAAAAGCAATTGCTGTACACTTTCCCTTATTTGCTAGCCAATTCATCGCTATTGCATTAACCTTCTTCGCTTTTACGACAATCATGTCTTATGTATTTATTGCAGAATCTAATTTTAATTATCTAACTGATCAACCGAGAACAATTCTTCGTTGGTTGATGCGCTTAATTTTATTAGCCACCGTATTTTATGCGTCCATCAATGAATCTTCTACCGCTTGGGGCATTGGAGATATTGGCGTCGGACTTATGGCTTGGATTAACTTTATTGTTATTTTATTCCTTTATAAACCGACAATTGTTGCACTGAATGATTATATCGCGCAGCATAAGCAAGGACGTCGTAACCCTATCTTTGATCCAGAAAAACTAAACATTAAAAATGCGAGTACTATTTGGCATAGATTACTAAAAGAAAGAAAAAGTTAG
- the ubiE gene encoding bifunctional demethylmenaquinone methyltransferase/2-methoxy-6-polyprenyl-1,4-benzoquinol methylase UbiE — protein MSKNITPYKDSQLGKKQQVEQMFDTISGNYDNLNRMISLGTDQGWRRKVLKLVAETNPTTILDIATGTGDMAILLSKTNAQKITGLDLSAGMLEVGRKKIKALNLDNRIEMIQGDSENLPFEDNSFDAITVGFGIRNFENLEKGLTEILRVLKPNGIFIILETSVPTKFPFKQGYFFYTKNIMPFMGKLFSKDQDAYKYLSDSAKNFPFGQELNNILVKVGFKTVKHRPQTMGIATIYSASK, from the coding sequence ATGAGTAAAAATATCACGCCTTATAAAGATTCTCAACTTGGAAAGAAACAACAAGTGGAGCAAATGTTCGATACAATTTCAGGTAATTATGACAATTTGAATCGAATGATCTCATTAGGGACGGATCAAGGTTGGAGAAGAAAAGTATTAAAACTAGTTGCTGAAACTAATCCTACGACTATTTTAGATATCGCAACGGGAACGGGAGATATGGCAATTCTTTTATCGAAAACTAATGCTCAGAAAATCACAGGCTTAGATTTATCTGCTGGGATGCTGGAGGTAGGACGAAAAAAAATAAAAGCGTTAAATCTAGACAATCGCATTGAAATGATTCAAGGTGATTCGGAGAATTTACCCTTTGAAGACAACTCCTTTGATGCCATCACTGTGGGCTTTGGAATACGAAATTTTGAAAATTTAGAAAAAGGTTTAACAGAAATTTTAAGAGTATTAAAACCTAATGGAATTTTTATTATCTTAGAAACCTCAGTTCCGACTAAATTTCCTTTTAAGCAAGGGTACTTTTTTTACACTAAAAACATTATGCCATTCATGGGTAAACTGTTTTCAAAAGACCAAGATGCTTATAAATATTTATCTGATTCTGCTAAAAATTTTCCTTTTGGACAAGAATTGAACAATATTTTGGTAAAAGTTGGGTTTAAGACTGTAAAACACCGTCCGCAAACGATGGGTATAGCAACCATATATTCTGCTTCAAAGTAG